The DNA window cagtccgtgataaataaattgtgtactgcacaatttaaaataaaatacaatgggctgtgaattaaactaaactaattaaaataaaatatctctaattcaaattttaattaaatattctacgcagattttcctcctccgtgagtaGATATTTCTCCTCCGTAAgctgcaaataaaataccaaaacaAATCCAATTTCAGCAAAatcacattaaataaaaaaaagggggaATTCGAAATTCATCCCCTAATTCCACGATTGAAACCGTTCCCCTCTATCCcacaaatctctcccatatccCCAACCCCCTCTCCACTACATTAAATCATATATCAgttattcttttttcttcacCTATCGTATCTGcaagcaagaaagcaagaacCATGCTTCAACTTCTATTCAAGGTAATCAATTTCATCAATTCGTTTTGTAGACTTCTCAATGTTGTTCGAAATCAACATCTGTAATCTCTGTTGACAGAAACCACATCCGGAGGAACCTCTTTGTTCACCCAACACTATTATCATCCCAATTCAACTTCAGACAGAAGGTAAAAATTCCTTTTAAATTTAAACTCTATACACATCAATACACGCTTACTTTCTGCATTCACCCATGTCTGCCATCTTAAACTCTCACAATTTATACGAACAAATCCCCATCAACAATTGAACCCCATCATAGTGTAATTGAAATCTAAGAATGGAAGAAACATACCTTGAATAAGAACTGAGCTCTTCAGTTGAAATCGGAGTTAATCGGGGCTGCGTGGTATCTGTTCGGGGTTGGTTCGGTGATGAACGGTGGATGAATTGGACGACAGCGCTGTGGCGGCAGCGACACATCTTCACGGTGCCGGCACCCTTCGCGCCAGAGGCAGCACCTCCCGGCAGCGACGGCAGCGTCGGGTGCAGCGGCTGGAGACGACTCACGGCGACGGCGCAGCGGCTGGAGATGACTCACGGCGACGGcgcagcggcgcggacggcagCAGCAGCTCCTCCCGGCGACAACAGCCTCTCCCCGACGAGCAGTAGCAGCAGTGGCGTCCGGCGTCGTGAGGCGAACGGAAGAAGCCGACGGGAGATTTGGGAGAAATTCCAGCCggcgagagagaagagaagagaaaaaagaagagggagagagaagagagagaaccGAGAGTGAGGATGTGAGATCTTGATTTTGGGCTTTTGA is part of the Salvia splendens isolate huo1 chromosome 6, SspV2, whole genome shotgun sequence genome and encodes:
- the LOC121809033 gene encoding uncharacterized protein LOC121809033 — protein: MLQLLFKKPHPEEPLCSPNTIIIPIQLQTEALWRQRHIFTVPAPFAPEAAPPGSDGSVGCSGWRRLTATAQRLEMTHGDGAAARTAAAAPPGDNSLSPTSSSSSGVRRREANGRSRREIWEKFQPAREKRREKRRGREKRENRE